A window of the Callospermophilus lateralis isolate mCalLat2 chromosome 7, mCalLat2.hap1, whole genome shotgun sequence genome harbors these coding sequences:
- the Tmem61 gene encoding transmembrane protein 61, whose protein sequence is MAASQTCDRGRVASTLRYCMMIGGMVFLVAGTLCFAWWSEGDAGAQPDQQVPPAEHTVSRASRPLLRSVSFFCCGAGGLLLLCGLLWSLKVSRRGPPRWDPYHLSRDLYYLTVETSEEENCRTPKVVAIPSYEEATHCPPAEGPPAPTVCPKEEGRKCGDTGDALLGTPPPLAPPSYESVFLALDACSGDTTPAPGAACSFPGLAQTAGRDGASYRLLAGPETCDKSDVSFPGSPPVPGMQ, encoded by the exons ACATGTGACAGGGGCCGAGTGGCCTCCACCCTTCGTTATTGCATGATGATCGGCGGCATGGTGTTTCTGGTGGCCGGGACGCTCTGCTTCGCTTGGTGGAGTGAAGGGGATGCAGGTGCCCAGCCTGACCAGCAGGTCCCACCTGCTGAGCACACTGTGTCCCGGGCCTCTAGACCCCTGCTCAGGTCTGTCAGCTTCTTCTGCTGTGGAGCAGGTGGCCTGCTGCTGCTCTGCGGCCTGCTGTGGTCCCTCAAGGTCAGCAGGCGGGGGCCACCCCGGTGGGACCCATACCACCTCTCCAGAGACCTGTACTACCTCACTGTGGAGACCTCGGAGGAGGAGAACTGCAG GACCCCAAAGGTGGTTGCCATCCCTTCTTACGAGGAGGCCACGCACTGCCCACCGGCTGAGGGGCCCCCGGCACCAACTGTGTGCCCCAAGGAGGAAGGCCGGAAGTGTGGCGACACAGGGGATGCCCTCCTGGGGACTCCGCCCCCCTTGGCTCCGCCCAGCTACGAGAGCGTTTTCCTTGCTCTTGATGCCTGTTCTGGAGACACAACACCTGCTCCAGGTGCTGCATGCTCCTTCCCAGGCCTGGCTCAGACTGCAGGGCGGGATGGGGCGAGTTACAGGCTCCTCGCAGGCCCTGAAACTTGCGACAAAAGTGATGTGTCATTTCCAGGGTCTCCTCCAGTGCCTGGTATGCAGTAA